In Acinonyx jubatus isolate Ajub_Pintada_27869175 chromosome B3, VMU_Ajub_asm_v1.0, whole genome shotgun sequence, a genomic segment contains:
- the NAA30 gene encoding N-alpha-acetyltransferase 30: MAEVPPGPSSLLPPPAPPASAAAEPRCPFPAGAALACCSEDEEDDEEHEGGGGRSPAGGEATVAAKGHPCLRCPQPPQEQQQLNGLISPELRHLRAAASLKSKVLSAAEAATTTATPDGGPRATATKGAGVHSGESPPHCLPNNGRTALPSPAEAVAASDPAAARNGLAEGTEQEEEEEDEQVRLLSSSLTAGCSLRSPSGREVEPGEDRTIRYVRYESELQMPDIMRLITKDLSEPYSIYTYRYFIHNWPQLCFLAMVGEECVGAIVCKLDMHKKMFRRGYIAMLAVDSKYRRNGIGTNLVKKAIYAMVEGDCDEVVLETEITNKSALKLYENLGFVRDKRLFRYYLNGVDALRLKLWLR; the protein is encoded by the exons ATGGCGGAGGTACCGCCTGGGCCTAGCAGCCTCCTCCCACCACCAGCACCTCCGGCCTCGGCGGCGGCCGAGCCCCGCTGTCCCTTCCCGGCGGGGGCCGCCCTCGCCTGCTGCAGCGAGGACGAGGAGGACGACGAGGAGCACGAAGGCGGCGGCGGCAGGAGCCCGGCGGGCGGCGAGGCGACGGTGGCGGCCAAGGGGCATCCGTGCCTCCGCTGCCCTCAGCCGCcgcaggagcagcagcagctcaACGGATTGATCAGCCCCGAACTGCGGCACCTCCGGGCGGCCGCCTCTCTCAAGAGCAAGGTTTTGAGCGCGGCCGAGGCGGCCACGACCACGGCCACCCCCGACGGGGGGCCTAGAGCGACTGCAACAAAAGGAGCTGGGGTACACTCGGGCGAGAGCCCCCCTCACTGCCTCCCCAATAATGGAAGAACTGCGCTCCCCAGCCCGGCGGAGGCAGTGGCGGCGAGCGATCCTGCGGCGGCCCGCAATGGACTGGCGGAGGGCacggagcaggaggaggaggaggaagatgagcaGGTGCGGCTGCTGTCTTCATCCCTGACCGCCGGCTGCAGTTTAAGAAGCCCCTCAGGCCGGGAGGTTGAGCCTGGGGAGGATCGGACGATACGTTATGTCCGATATGAATCCGAGCTACAAATGCCCGATATCATGAGACTGATCACCAAAGATCTGTCTGAACCCTACTCCATTTATACCTATAGATATTTTATCCACAACTGGCCACAGCTGTGCTTCTTG gccaTGGTAGGGGAGGAGTGTGTAGGTGCCATCGTTTGCAAGTTGGATATGCACAAAAAGATGTTCCGCAGAGGTTATATAGCCATGTTAGCCGTGGATTCCAAGTACAGGAGAAATGGCATTG GTACTAACTTGGTTAAGAAAGCTATATATGCCATGGTTGAAGGAGACTGTGATGAG GTTGTTTTGGAAACAGAAATAACGAATAAGTCTGCTTTGAAACTTTATGAAAATCTTGGTTTTGTTCGAGATAAGAGGCTGTTCAGATACTATTTAAATGGAGTTGATGCACTGCGACTTAAATTGTGGCTGCGTTGA